A DNA window from Ctenopharyngodon idella isolate HZGC_01 chromosome 10, HZGC01, whole genome shotgun sequence contains the following coding sequences:
- the LOC127521131 gene encoding zinc finger protein 709-like isoform X7: protein MLEYSHQPTSEDEHQEQSDQMEVEEKYHFINGEKSLTFSQTAKTEAKKSFACPQCGKSFTRKRSLREHMSTHSKENLLTCDQCGEGFACKQSLNEHIGTHAEEKLLTCDQCGKSFTRKRSLREHMSTHSKEKLLTCDQCGEGFACKQSLNEHIGTHAEEKLLTCDQCGKSFTRKRSLREHMSTHSKENLLTCDQCGEGFACKQSLNEHIGTHAEEKLLTCDQCGKSFTRKRSLREHMSTHSKEKLLTCDQCGKTFAHKRSLREHMSTHSKEKLLTCDQCGEGFISKRSLREHMSTHSKENLLTCDQCGEGFACKQSLNEHIGTHAEEKLLTCDQCGKSFTRKRSLREHMSTHSKEKLLTCDQCGKTFAHKRSLREHMSTHSKEKLLTCDQCGEGFISKRSLREHMSTHSKEKLLTCDQCGKTFAHKRSLREHMSTHSKEKLLTCDQCGEGFISKRSLREHMSTHSKEKLLTCDQCGEGFISKRSLREHMSTHSKENLLTCDQCGEGFACKQSLNEHIGTHAEEKLLTCDQCGEGFISKRSLREHMSTHSKEKLLTCDQCGEGFISKRSLREHMSTHSKEKLLTCDQCGEGFVSKRSLREHMSTHSKEKLLTCDQCGEGFISKRSLREHMSTHSKEKLLTCDQCGKTFAHKRSLREHMSTHSKENLLTCDQCGEGFACKQSLNEHIGTHAEEKLLTCDQCGEGFISKRSLREHMSTHSKEKLLTCDQCGEGFTCKKSLNEHIGTHAEDKVFTCDQCGKSFARKRSLREHMSTHSKEKLLTCDQKPFQCSHCDKRFSSSGDLKRHERIHTGEKPYKCSYCDKRFSRSGDLKRHERIHTGEKPYKCSYCDKRFSRSGDLKRHERIHTGEKPYKCSHCDKRFSMSGHLKTHERIHTGEKPYKCSHCDKRFSMSGDLKGHERIHTGEKPYKCSHCNKTFNHSGSLKTHERIHTGEKPYKCSYCDKRFSRSGHLKTHERIHTGEKPYKCSYCDKRFRQSGDLKRHERIHTGEKPYKCSYCDKTFNHSGSLKTHERIHTGEKPYKCSYCDKTFYHSGSLKTHERIHTGENSYKCSHCDKRFSMSGYLKAHERIHTGEKPYKCSHCDKRFSMSRYLKAHERIHTGEKPYMCSYCDKRFSSSGDLKRHERIHTGEKPYKCSYCDKTFYHSGSLKTHERIHTGEKPYKCSYCDKRFRQSEHLKSHRRIHTGEKPYL from the exons ATGCTGGAATATTCCCATCAGCCAACAAGTGAAGACGAGCATCAAGAACAAAGTG ACCAGATGGAGGTGGAGGAGAAATACCATTTCATCAATGGAGAGAAATCTTTGACTTTCTCACAGACTGCAAAGACTGAAGCCAAGAAGTCGTTCGCTTGCcctcagtgtgggaagagtttcacacgtaaaagaagtctcagggagcacatgagtactcattctaaagagaatctgttgacatgtgaccagtgtggagagggttttgCATGTAAACAAAGCCTGAATGAGCACATAGGAACTCATGCtgaagagaaactgttgacatgtgaccagtgtggaaagagtttcacacgtaaaagaagtctcagggagcacatgagtactcattctaaagagaaactgttgacatgtgaccagtgtggagagggttttgCATGTAAACAAAGCCTGAATGAGCACATAGGAACTCATGCtgaagagaaactgttgacatgtgaccagtgtggaaagagtttcacacgtaaaagaagtctcagggagcacatgagtactcattctaaagagaatctgttgacatgtgaccagtgtggagagggttttgCATGTAAACAAAGCCTGAATGAGCACATAGGAACTCATGCtgaagagaaactgttgacatgtgaccagtgtggaaagagtttcacacgtaaaagaagtctcagggagcacatgagtactcattctaaagagaaactgttgacgtgtgaccagtgtggaaagactttcgcacataaaagaagtctcagggagcacatgagtactcattctaaagagaaactgttgacatgtgaccagtgtggagagggtttcataagtaaaagaagtctcagggagcacatgagtactcattctaaagagaatctgttgacatgtgaccagtgtggagagggttttgCATGTAAACAAAGCCTGAATGAGCACATAGGAACTCATGCtgaagagaaactgttgacatgtgaccagtgtggaaagagtttcacacgtaaaagaagtctcagggagcacatgagtactcattctaaagagaaactgttgacgtgtgaccagtgtggaaagactttcgcacataaaagaagtctcagggagcacatgagtactcattctaaagagaaactgttgacatgtgaccagtgtggagagggtttcataagtaaaagaagtctcagggagcacatgagtactcattctaaagagaaactgttgacgtgtgaccagtgtggaaagactttcgcacataaaagaagtctcagggagcacatgagtactcattctaaagagaaactgttgacgtgtgaccagtgtggagagggtttcatAAGTAAAcgaagtctcagggagcacatgagtactcattctaaagagaaactgttgacatgtgaccagtgtggagagggtttcataagtaaaagaagtctcagggagcacatgagtactcattctaaagagaatctgttgacatgtgaccagtgtggagagggttttgCATGTAAACAAAGCCTGAATGAGCACATAGGAACTCATGCtgaagagaaactgttgacatgtgaccagtgtggagagggtttcataagtaaaagaagtctcagggagcacatgagtactcattctaaagagaaactgttgacatgtgaccagtgtggagagggtttcataagtaaaagaagtctcagggagcacatgagtactcattctaaagagaaactgttgacgtgtgaccagtgtggagagggtttcgtaagtaaaagaagtctcagggagcacatgagtactcattctaaagagaaactgttgacatgtgaccagtgtggagagggtttcataagtaaaagaagtctcagggagcacatgagtactcattctaaagagaaactgttgacgtgtgaccagtgtggaaagactttcgcacataaaagaagtctcagggagcacatgagtactcattctaaagagaatctgttgacatgtgaccagtgtggagagggttttgCATGTAAACAAAGCCTGAATGAGCACATAGGAACTCATGCtgaagagaaactgttgacatgtgaccagtgtggagagggtttcataagtaaaagaagtctcagggagcacatgagtactcattctaaagagaaactgttgacgtgtgaccagtgtggagagggtttcacATGTAAAAAAAGCCTGAATGAGCACATAGGAACTCATGCTGAAGACAAAGTGTtcacatgtgaccagtgtggaaagagtttcgcacgtaaaagaagtctcagggagcacatgagtactcattctaaagagaaactgttgacatgtgaccagaaACCTTTccagtgttcacactgtgacaagagattcagtagTTCAGGAGACCTGAAaagacatgagaggatccacactggagagaaaccttacaagtgttcatactgcgacaagagattcagtag GTCAGGAGACCTGAAaagacatgagaggatccacactggagagaaaccttacaagtgttcatactgcgacaagagattcagtagGTCAGGAGACCTGAAaagacatgagaggatccacactggagagaaaccttacaagtgttcacactgcgacaagagattcagtatGTCAGGAcacctgaaaacacatgagaggatccacactggagagaaaccttacaagtgttcacactgcgacaagagattcagtatGTCAGGAGACCTGAAAggacatgagaggatccacactggagagaaaccttacaagtgttcacactgcaaCAAGACATTCAATCATTCAGGATccctgaaaacacatgagaggatccacactggagagaaaccttacaagtgttcatactgcgacaagagattcagtagGTCAGGAcacctgaaaacacatgagaggatccacactggagagaaaccttacaagtgttcatactgcgacaagagattcagaCAGTCAGGAGACCTGAAaagacatgagaggatccacactggagagaaaccttacaagtgttcatactGCGACAAGACATTCAATCATTCAGGATccctgaaaacacatgagaggatccacactggagagaaaccttacaagtgttcatactGCGACAAGACATTCTATCATTCAGGATccctgaaaacacatgagaggatccacactggagagaattcgtacaagtgttcacactgcgacaagagattcagtatGTCAGGATACCTGAAagcacatgagaggatccacactggagagaaaccttacaagtgttcacactgcgacaagagattcagtatGTCAAGATACCTGAAagcacatgagaggatccacactggagagaaaccttacatgTGTTCATACTGCGACAAAAGATTCAGTAGTTCAGGAGACCTGAAaagacatgagaggatccacactggagagaaaccgtacaaGTGTTCATACTGCGACAAGACATTCTATCATTCAGGATccctgaaaacacatgagaggatccacactggagagaaaccttacaagtgttcatactgcgacaagagattcagaCAGTCAGAACATCTGAAAAGTCATcggaggatccacactggagagaaaccataTCTGTAA
- the LOC127521131 gene encoding zinc finger protein 658B-like isoform X3 — protein sequence MLEYSHQPTSEDEHQEQSDQMEVEEKYHFINGEKSLTFSQTAKTEAKKSFACPQCGKSFTRKRSLREHMSTHSKENLLTCDQCGEGFACKQSLNEHIGTHAEEKLLTCDQCGKSFTRKRSLREHMSTHSKEKLLTCDQCGEGFACKQSLNEHIGTHAEEKLLTCDQCGKSFTRKRSLREHMSTHSKENLLTCDQCGEGFACKQSLNEHIGTHAEEKLLTCDQCGKSFTRKRSLREHMSTHSKEKLLTCDQCGKTFAHKRSLREHMSTHSKEKLLTCDQCGEGFISKRSLREHMSTHSKENLLTCDQCGEGFACKQSLNEHIGTHAEEKLLTCDQCGKSFTRKRSLREHMSTHSKEKLLTCDQCGKTFAHKRSLREHMSTHSKEKLLTCDQCGEGFISKRSLREHMSTHSKEKLLTCDQCGKTFAHKRSLREHMSTHSKEKLLTCDQCGEGFISKRSLREHMSTHSKEKLLTCDQCGEGFISKRSLREHMSTHSKENLLTCDQCGEGFACKQSLNEHIGTHAEEKLLTCDQCGEGFISKRSLREHMSTHSKEKLLTCDQCGEGFISKRSLREHMSTHSKEKLLTCDQCGEGFVSKRSLREHMSTHSKEKLLTCDQCGEGFISKRSLREHMSTHSKEKLLTCDQCGKTFAHKRSLREHMSTHSKENLLTCDQCGEGFACKQSLNEHIGTHAEEKLLTCDQCGEGFISKRSLREHMSTHSKEKLLTCDQCGEGFTCKKSLNEHIGTHAEDKVFTCDQCGKSFARKRSLREHMSTHSKEKLLTCDQKPFQCSHCDKRFSSSGDLKRHERIHTGEKPYKCSYCDKRFSRSGDLKRHERIHTGEKPYNCSHCDKTFNHSGSLKTHERIHTGEKPYKCSYCDKRFSRSGHLKTHERIHTGEKPYKCSYCDKRFRQSGDLKRHERIHTGEKPYKCSHCDKRFSMSGHLKTHERIHTGEKPYKCSHCDKRFSMSGDLKGHERIHTGEKPYKCSHCNKTFNHSGSLKTHERIHTGEKPYKCSYCDKRFSRSGHLKTHERIHTGEKPYKCSYCDKRFRQSGDLKRHERIHTGEKPYKCSYCDKTFNHSGSLKTHERIHTGEKPYKCSYCDKTFYHSGSLKTHERIHTGENSYKCSHCDKRFSMSGYLKAHERIHTGEKPYKCSHCDKRFSMSRYLKAHERIHTGEKPYMCSYCDKRFSSSGDLKRHERIHTGEKPYKCSYCDKTFYHSGSLKTHERIHTGEKPYKCSYCDKRFRQSEHLKSHRRIHTGEKPYL from the exons ATGCTGGAATATTCCCATCAGCCAACAAGTGAAGACGAGCATCAAGAACAAAGTG ACCAGATGGAGGTGGAGGAGAAATACCATTTCATCAATGGAGAGAAATCTTTGACTTTCTCACAGACTGCAAAGACTGAAGCCAAGAAGTCGTTCGCTTGCcctcagtgtgggaagagtttcacacgtaaaagaagtctcagggagcacatgagtactcattctaaagagaatctgttgacatgtgaccagtgtggagagggttttgCATGTAAACAAAGCCTGAATGAGCACATAGGAACTCATGCtgaagagaaactgttgacatgtgaccagtgtggaaagagtttcacacgtaaaagaagtctcagggagcacatgagtactcattctaaagagaaactgttgacatgtgaccagtgtggagagggttttgCATGTAAACAAAGCCTGAATGAGCACATAGGAACTCATGCtgaagagaaactgttgacatgtgaccagtgtggaaagagtttcacacgtaaaagaagtctcagggagcacatgagtactcattctaaagagaatctgttgacatgtgaccagtgtggagagggttttgCATGTAAACAAAGCCTGAATGAGCACATAGGAACTCATGCtgaagagaaactgttgacatgtgaccagtgtggaaagagtttcacacgtaaaagaagtctcagggagcacatgagtactcattctaaagagaaactgttgacgtgtgaccagtgtggaaagactttcgcacataaaagaagtctcagggagcacatgagtactcattctaaagagaaactgttgacatgtgaccagtgtggagagggtttcataagtaaaagaagtctcagggagcacatgagtactcattctaaagagaatctgttgacatgtgaccagtgtggagagggttttgCATGTAAACAAAGCCTGAATGAGCACATAGGAACTCATGCtgaagagaaactgttgacatgtgaccagtgtggaaagagtttcacacgtaaaagaagtctcagggagcacatgagtactcattctaaagagaaactgttgacgtgtgaccagtgtggaaagactttcgcacataaaagaagtctcagggagcacatgagtactcattctaaagagaaactgttgacatgtgaccagtgtggagagggtttcataagtaaaagaagtctcagggagcacatgagtactcattctaaagagaaactgttgacgtgtgaccagtgtggaaagactttcgcacataaaagaagtctcagggagcacatgagtactcattctaaagagaaactgttgacgtgtgaccagtgtggagagggtttcatAAGTAAAcgaagtctcagggagcacatgagtactcattctaaagagaaactgttgacatgtgaccagtgtggagagggtttcataagtaaaagaagtctcagggagcacatgagtactcattctaaagagaatctgttgacatgtgaccagtgtggagagggttttgCATGTAAACAAAGCCTGAATGAGCACATAGGAACTCATGCtgaagagaaactgttgacatgtgaccagtgtggagagggtttcataagtaaaagaagtctcagggagcacatgagtactcattctaaagagaaactgttgacatgtgaccagtgtggagagggtttcataagtaaaagaagtctcagggagcacatgagtactcattctaaagagaaactgttgacgtgtgaccagtgtggagagggtttcgtaagtaaaagaagtctcagggagcacatgagtactcattctaaagagaaactgttgacatgtgaccagtgtggagagggtttcataagtaaaagaagtctcagggagcacatgagtactcattctaaagagaaactgttgacgtgtgaccagtgtggaaagactttcgcacataaaagaagtctcagggagcacatgagtactcattctaaagagaatctgttgacatgtgaccagtgtggagagggttttgCATGTAAACAAAGCCTGAATGAGCACATAGGAACTCATGCtgaagagaaactgttgacatgtgaccagtgtggagagggtttcataagtaaaagaagtctcagggagcacatgagtactcattctaaagagaaactgttgacgtgtgaccagtgtggagagggtttcacATGTAAAAAAAGCCTGAATGAGCACATAGGAACTCATGCTGAAGACAAAGTGTtcacatgtgaccagtgtggaaagagtttcgcacgtaaaagaagtctcagggagcacatgagtactcattctaaagagaaactgttgacatgtgaccagaaACCTTTccagtgttcacactgtgacaagagattcagtagTTCAGGAGACCTGAAaagacatgagaggatccacactggagagaaaccttacaagtgttcatactgcgacaagagattcagtagGTCAGGAGACCTGAAaagacatgagaggatccacactggagagaaaccttacaactGTTCACACTGCGACAAGACATTCAATCATTCAGGATccctgaaaacacatgagaggatccacactggagagaaaccttacaagtgttcatactgcgacaagagattcagtagGTCAGGAcacctgaaaacacatgagaggatccacactggagagaaaccttacaagtgttcatactgcgacaagagattcagaCA GTCAGGAGACCTGAAaagacatgagaggatccacactggagagaaaccttacaagtgttcacactgcgacaagagattcagtatGTCAGGAcacctgaaaacacatgagaggatccacactggagagaaaccttacaagtgttcacactgcgacaagagattcagtatGTCAGGAGACCTGAAAggacatgagaggatccacactggagagaaaccttacaagtgttcacactgcaaCAAGACATTCAATCATTCAGGATccctgaaaacacatgagaggatccacactggagagaaaccttacaagtgttcatactgcgacaagagattcagtagGTCAGGAcacctgaaaacacatgagaggatccacactggagagaaaccttacaagtgttcatactgcgacaagagattcagaCAGTCAGGAGACCTGAAaagacatgagaggatccacactggagagaaaccttacaagtgttcatactGCGACAAGACATTCAATCATTCAGGATccctgaaaacacatgagaggatccacactggagagaaaccttacaagtgttcatactGCGACAAGACATTCTATCATTCAGGATccctgaaaacacatgagaggatccacactggagagaattcgtacaagtgttcacactgcgacaagagattcagtatGTCAGGATACCTGAAagcacatgagaggatccacactggagagaaaccttacaagtgttcacactgcgacaagagattcagtatGTCAAGATACCTGAAagcacatgagaggatccacactggagagaaaccttacatgTGTTCATACTGCGACAAAAGATTCAGTAGTTCAGGAGACCTGAAaagacatgagaggatccacactggagagaaaccgtacaaGTGTTCATACTGCGACAAGACATTCTATCATTCAGGATccctgaaaacacatgagaggatccacactggagagaaaccttacaagtgttcatactgcgacaagagattcagaCAGTCAGAACATCTGAAAAGTCATcggaggatccacactggagagaaaccataTCTGTAA
- the LOC127521131 gene encoding zinc finger protein 709-like isoform X8 → MLEYSHQPTSEDEHQEQSDQMEVEEKYHFINGEKSLTFSQTAKTEAKKSFACPQCGKSFTRKRSLREHMSTHSKENLLTCDQCGEGFACKQSLNEHIGTHAEEKLLTCDQCGKSFTRKRSLREHMSTHSKEKLLTCDQCGEGFACKQSLNEHIGTHAEEKLLTCDQCGKSFTRKRSLREHMSTHSKENLLTCDQCGEGFACKQSLNEHIGTHAEEKLLTCDQCGKSFTRKRSLREHMSTHSKENLLTCDQCGEGFACKQSLNEHIGTHAEEKLLTCDQFGEGFACKQSLNEHIGTHAEEKLLTCDQCGKSFTRKRSLREHMSTHSKEKLLTCDQCGKTFAHKRSLREHMSTHSKEKLLTCDQCGEGFISKRSLREHMSTHSKENLLTCDQCGEDFACKQSLNEHIGTHAEEKLLTCDQCGKSFTRKRSLSEHMSTHSKEKLLTCDQCGEGFISKRSLREHMSTHSKEKLLTCDQCGKTFAHKRSLREHMSTHSKEKLLTCDQCGEGFISKRSLREHMSTHSKEKLLTCDQCGEGFISKRSLREHMSTHSKENLLTCDQCGEGFACKQSLNEHIGTHAEEKLLTCDQCGEGFISKRSLREHMSTHSKEKLLTCDQCGKTFAHKRSLREHMSTHSKENLLTCDQCGEGFACKQSLNEHIGTHAEEKLLTCDQCGKSFTRKRSLREHMSTHSKENLLTCDQCGEGFACKQSLNEHIGTHAEEKLLTCDQCGEGFISKRSLREHMSTHSKEKLLTCDQCGEGFTCKKSLNEHIGTHAEDKVFTCDQCGKSFARKRSLREHMSTHSKEKLLTCDQKPFQCSHCDKRFSRSGDLKRHERIHTGEKPYKCSHCDKRFSMSGHLKTHERIHTGEKPYKCSHCDKRFSMSGDLKGHERIHTGEKPYKCSHCNKTFNHSGSLKTHERIHTGEKPYKCSYCDKRFSRSGHLKTHERIHTGEKPYKCSYCDKRFRQSGDLKRHERIHTGEKPYKCSYCDKTFNHSGSLKTHERIHTGEKPYKCSYCDKTFYHSGSLKTHERIHTGENSYKCSHCDKRFSMSGYLKAHERIHTGEKPYKCSHCDKRFSMSRYLKAHERIHTGEKPYMCSYCDKRFSSSGDLKRHERIHTGEKPYKCSYCDKTFYHSGSLKTHERIHTGEKPYKCSYCDKRFRQSEHLKSHRRIHTGEKPYL, encoded by the exons ATGCTGGAATATTCCCATCAGCCAACAAGTGAAGACGAGCATCAAGAACAAAGTG ACCAGATGGAGGTGGAGGAGAAATACCATTTCATCAATGGAGAGAAATCTTTGACTTTCTCACAGACTGCAAAGACTGAAGCCAAGAAGTCGTTCGCTTGCcctcagtgtgggaagagtttcacacgtaaaagaagtctcagggagcacatgagtactcattctaaagagaatctgttgacatgtgaccagtgtggagagggttttgCATGTAAACAAAGCCTGAATGAGCACATAGGAACTCATGCtgaagagaaactgttgacatgtgaccagtgtggaaagagtttcacacgtaaaagaagtctcagggagcacatgagtactcattctaaagagaaactgttgacatgtgaccagtgtggagagggttttgCATGTAAACAAAGCCTGAATGAGCACATAGGAACTCATGCtgaagagaaactgttgacatgtgaccagtgtggaaagagtttcacacgtaaaagaagtctcagggagcacatgagtactcattctaaagagaatctgttgacatgtgaccagtgtggagagggttttgCATGTAAACAAAGCCTGAATGAGCACATAGGAACTCATGCtgaagagaaactgttgacatgtgaccagtgtggaaagagtttcacacgtaaaagaagtctcagggagcacatgagtactcattctaaagagaatctgttgacatgtgaccagtgtggagagggttttgCATGTAAACAAAGCCTGAATGAGCACATAGGAACTCATGCtgaagagaaactgttgacatgtgaccagtttGGAGAGGGTTTTGCATGTAAACAAAGCCTGAATGAGCACATAGGAACTCATGCtgaagagaaactgttgacatgtgaccagtgtggaaagagtttcacacgtaaaagaagtctcagggagcacatgagtactcattctaaagagaaactgttgacgtgtgaccagtgtggaaagactttcgcacataaaagaagtctcagggagcacatgagtactcattctaaagagaaactgttgacgtgtgaccagtgtggagagggtttcataagtaaaagaagtctcagggagcacatgagtactcattctaaagagaatctgttgacatgtgaccagtgtggagaggatTTTGCATGTAAACAAAGCCTGAATGAGCACATAGGAACTCATGCtgaagagaaactgttgacatgtgaccagtgtggaaagagtttcacacgtaaaagaagtctcagcgagcacatgagtactcattctaaagagaaactgttgacgtgtgaccagtgtggagagggtttcataagtaaaagaagtctcagggagcacatgagtactcattctaaagagaaactgttgacgtgtgaccagtgtggaaagactttcgcacataaaagaagtctcagggagcacatgagtactcattctaaagagaaactgttgacgtgtgaccagtgtggagagggtttcatAAGTAAAcgaagtctcagggagcacatgagtactcattctaaagagaaactgttgacatgtgaccagtgtggagagggtttcataagtaaaagaagtctcagggagcacatgagtactcattctaaagagaatctgttgacatgtgaccagtgtggagagggttttgCATGTAAACAAAGCCTGAATGAGCACATAGGAACTCATGCtgaagagaaactgttgacatgtgaccagtgtggagagggtttcataagtaaaagaagtctcagggagcacatgagtactcattctaaagagaaactgttgacgtgtgaccagtgtggaaagactttcgcacataaaagaagtctcagggagcacatgagtactcattctaaagagaatctgttgacatgtgaccagtgtggagagggttttgCATGTAAACAAAGCCTGAATGAGCACATAGGAACTCATGCtgaagagaaactgttgacatgtgaccagtgtggaaagagtttcacacgtaaaagaagtctcagggagcacatgagtactcattctaaagagaatctgttgacatgtgaccagtgtggagagggttttgCATGTAAACAAAGCCTGAATGAGCACATAGGAACTCATGCtgaagagaaactgttgacatgtgaccagtgtggagagggtttcataagtaaaagaagtctcagggagcacatgagtactcattctaaagagaaactgttgacgtgtgaccagtgtggagagggtttcacATGTAAAAAAAGCCTGAATGAGCACATAGGAACTCATGCTGAAGACAAAGTGTtcacatgtgaccagtgtggaaagagtttcgcacgtaaaagaagtctcagggagcacatgagtactcattctaaagagaaactgttgacatgtgaccagaaACCTTTccagtgttcacactgtgacaagagattcagtag GTCAGGAGACCTGAAaagacatgagaggatccacactggagagaaaccttacaagtgttcacactgcgacaagagattcagtatGTCAGGAcacctgaaaacacatgagaggatccacactggagagaaaccttacaagtgttcacactgcgacaagagattcagtatGTCAGGAGACCTGAAAggacatgagaggatccacactggagagaaaccttacaagtgttcacactgcaaCAAGACATTCAATCATTCAGGATccctgaaaacacatgagaggatccacactggagagaaaccttacaagtgttcatactgcgacaagagattcagtagGTCAGGAcacctgaaaacacatgagaggatccacactggagagaaaccttacaagtgttcatactgcgacaagagattcagaCAGTCAGGAGACCTGAAaagacatgagaggatccacactggagagaaaccttacaagtgttcatactGCGACAAGACATTCAATCATTCAGGATccctgaaaacacatgagaggatccacactggagagaaaccttacaagtgttcatactGCGACAAGACATTCTATCATTCAGGATccctgaaaacacatgagaggatccacactggagagaattcgtacaagtgttcacactgcgacaagagattcagtatGTCAGGATACCTGAAagcacatgagaggatccacactggagagaaaccttacaagtgttcacactgcgacaagagattcagtatGTCAAGATACCTGAAagcacatgagaggatccacactggagagaaaccttacatgTGTTCATACTGCGACAAAAGATTCAGTAGTTCAGGAGACCTGAAaagacatgagaggatccacactggagagaaaccgtacaaGTGTTCATACTGCGACAAGACATTCTATCATTCAGGATccctgaaaacacatgagaggatccacactggagagaaaccttacaagtgttcatactgcgacaagagattcagaCAGTCAGAACATCTGAAAAGTCATcggaggatccacactggagagaaaccataTCTGTAA